AGATTAATTCCTCTTTGGAGAGCActccatttaattcaattaacCAGTGAATAATCAAAAACCACCAAACAGCAAACTCTCGCGCAGGTAAAGACGTGAACACCTCCGAGGTGTGTCTCTACTCTTAAAGTAGCACGTATAATTAAAGGGAAGAATATCCCTTGTAAAAGGAACAACAAGGCATTGTAACATGGGCGAGGTCGCCGTGAATTATAACTCTGAGAATTAACAAttgtcctgtgtgtgtatatccaccACAATAAGACACTTTTGACTTTTGgaattttgaaaaagaaaagttctttaatctctgttttttctatttcaaaagGTTCATCAATTGGTCTGGAACAAAGATCTTAGCATAGCTTTGATTGTACTTCATGATCATTTTGATATTATGAtgctttttttcaaatttgtcaCAGCCAAATGTCATtaccattatcatcatcattatcaatcttttgaacctgcacctgataaacctgataaaaggtatttgtttaattttatgttgcacgcaggtcatttatgttatgttcattgctcgaaataaatatgaattgattgattgattgattgattaccatcacaaaaaacaaaacactgatttTAATACAAAATTATTTGACAAGCAAAGTTTTCACAATCATTCCAGTAAGTACAAAACATGCTCTAGAATCATgttctaaatatttgtaagtacatttaaaataaattttAACACCATGTTCTCTCTAACTTTTTAATATATTGCCAAagtatccaaagtgacttacatctgagaaaacaacacaagcaagaaggtttagacagagttttattttttctgacacaatgagagctgacgcaatttatatgataagccTCTGATTattaatatcaataaataaaagaaaaatatgttttaattcatgtgtactttattatttgtcataaaacatagaaacttttattgcaaaaTAATACGTATGGTAATTCTTTGAGTGTGTTTAAGATCTTAAAAATGTTGACATTGCATTTATTCAAATTCGTATACATTTATCTTACATTCTACTTAAGTTTTAGGCATTCCAtaaatttttttaatatcattaatctccacaactcaaaatattaatgAGTTCACTAAACctttttcagttcaattcaagtaACAGTTTTTAAGGTGAAGTGtgaaatgttcaaaataaaataaattgggACATGcctcttgttgatgcactaaagtctttttttatttgtgttattattataataataataattattattattattaccacgaTAGATTattcactcttgggtttatgcTGAGCTTTATAAACTCACCACTAGGGGGCACTGGTGCTCTTTCTAaatatggagagtgtaatattccagaattataaacaataaaataattcatccaTCTAATGACTTAATTAcacttttcattattatttctgactaaatatgagttgaggtaaaaagataTTTACTTCTAAatggatgtctgatataaaaaaaTTGTTGTCAGAGAAGAGCTGTGCAGCCCTGATGAACTAGCTGTCTCCCTGCGTCCTTTTTATCTCCCCCGGGAATTCCCACAACTGTTTCTTATCCTGGCTTATATTCACCCTAAAGCAAACGCATCTGCAGCAACagaacatattaaaaacatgttgGACACATTTGAACTCACATCCCCAGATGCTCCCAAATTCATTATGGGTGATTTTTAATCATTGTTCAGCTGAAAAATCACTGAAAGGATTCCATCAGTACTATGTCAGATGTCCCCCCCGCAGGGGGAAAATACTGGATAAATGTTTTGGTTCAGTCCCAGATGCCTACAGAGCTGTCCACCTCCCCCCGCTCGGCTCTGCtgaccacattttttttttcatgatttagtttagtttattggtcctttcaattccCACAAACACAAAGTACAAGTGTAATTCGTcagtgttttacaaaaacacatatatatatatatatatatatatatatatatatatatatatatatatacaattttaactaagcctaagcttatgacgcctacccttttcacaaaaaaatgttagcttttataaactagtgcaaagtcattaataaatatcattccatacagtatttgtataagcaataatacaatagtacatacacacacctacatatatatatatatatatacatacatacacacacacttacacatgcatatatacgtacatacatacacatgtccataggtacCTGCCTATGTGTACTatccctttgttttatatttattaatcattttgtatttataggtgcttttgaattgtaataacgtgctacacattttcatttctgtatttaagctgttccacagattaactcctgtcactgagatcatcgttgtttaacgttggttcttgcctttgttTTCCTTAACATAAATGTTTCCCTGAGTTCATATTGGCTAACTCTGCTTTGGAAGAGCTTCTGAATACTGTCaggaagtgttttattgttgattttgaagATAAATTGCGCTGTTTTAAGGTCCACTAAATCTCTGAATTTAAGCACATTTGAATTTATGAATAATCTATTAGTTGGTTCTCGATAACTTGCTTTGTTTATAACTctaatggctcttttttgtaagataaaaatcgggtaaaaaaacataaataaaacaaaggagATGATCGTGACTTTCTCACAAAAACAGAGACAGTTAGCAGAAGCCGTCACCGCCATCATTCAGGGGAAACCGGTAGAGATTGTGGAGGAGTACAAGTACTTGGGACCTATCTTTGACATCATGCTCAGGTTTTCCAACAACACAGAAGAAATTCTAAAGAAGTGCCATCAGAGACAGTACCTACTCAGAAAGCTAAAGTCCTTTGGAGTCAACAAAGACATTCTCACAacctttttttaatacttttattgattgattgatttattcgATGACATTGCAGTACAGAAACCGCCTGTTGGGCACAGTGAAGGTCTGCTCTAAAACCATCGGGCAGCCTGTAAGAACTCTTACTGCTCCGTGTGACCAACAGACAATAAGGACAGCAAGCAGGATCTGGAGCTGTCCAGCTCCTAAACTCAGCATCTTAATCTATTTTTATCatcaatctattttttttttttaactcatctTAACCTTTTTTAGACCCCAGAAAGCTAAGTGCACTTTAAAAAACACAtattttaaatgttgaatatctgtTATGTGcaactgtgtgtttgtttgtatgtcctTAAGCTGCTGTCATGCCCTTTAAATTGCCCttaggggataaataaagtgattaaaaaaaagaaaggggttaaatccaaagtttgtcctcttcctggaatctgatcccgatgatcctccttCTTCCAGCTCTcgaacctgcagatctgcagcttcaagacggatctcaacatcagctttataataaatcacgtgtcagacgagttgtaaatctagtacaacttgaatgtatatatatgtgattaaataatattgttaatttcatattatgtaaataatatgaaaaatgtatacaaatatgttgtaactttagcttgtatagttacaataacacagcatggatcatttgaattgctttgttttgactcagtttgtcccatgaattatcaagataatctgatgtacgtgcagctcagattttaaaatgcataaagccttttacagttttcagcgaactatgtataacatcacaatGTATTGCAAAATTTGGATACCGCAATATCATATTGTATCGAGACTCAAGTACCGTGATGTGTATCCCACACCACTAATTACCTCATTGATTTGcaaaccaaatgttcttgttttctaaatcaataaaaagattttaaaggggaaataaaagcaaactgtatatgactgcactgacttctgaaatcGTCAAGGCTTTTTGTTGAATGCTGCAGACATTAATGTTTATAAAATGGTGACAGTTGGTTGGCGGTTCTGTTTCTGACTTTGTTgcgttttttcttttgtcctcttttctctgggccggggacgctgtgggcgctgaagtgcgtattaagtttccccatgacttcagcgcccacaccctgggtggggttggtgaaagggcctttctgtgtggagtttgcatgttctccccgtgttcccttgggtaggtaatgtgagctaccctcacaaaaacatgcacacagtctgggctatacatgccccctctggccaaccggggcgccagatggggtgggggaggatctggccggaataacgtgatccttccacgcgctacgtccggccagagaaaccccaccctgtctggtgaaaagaagcggcctgttcactcctcaggataagaaggagacctgagctcagtgcagggccctcccggggttggtagacggagagcaatgcccaggactgtcacttaggtaggagcactgggtgataaaacggGGGAAAAGaaatggggataaaaatatataaaaaaaaaaaaaaaaaaattaaacttggGCTAACCTCTGAACGGAGCAGATGGAGAGaatttaacaacatggagctgcagattaactttacaaagagaatgtgggtgaagaagaaacagacgggaaaaaggacatgtgagaggctttgtagatgaactaaataaactgtcacgtttaaagaaactttAGCACATACTGACAGCgttttatttgcaccgtggagatggtaagttaccaacagcaacaaatacgattttaagaaggaGCAGGGAATCAAACAACCTCAATGCAGAACgttaaaaaaagtacacaaccacatcgttccctctgcgtcaagttcttctgtgggtcagacaggagtggacagctgcccccggaggacgacaacatgagcttcatttgtcacgagtcaccagacttctcctctgggtgctttttcatgtgactcaacAAATATCTTCTGCGTGTAAAACCTTtattgcacgtcttgcacaaatacggcttctcgcccgtgtgcgtggttatgtggcttttaagagctgatgacttagtaaaggttttgccgcaggtgttgcacaggtacggcctttcgccggtgtggatccttgagtgaaccaccagggtggaacgtagactgtaactttttccacatgttttgcagatgtagggcttctcgcccgtgtgcgtgtatatatGACGTTTAAGCACTGACGAtaaagtaaaggtttttccgcaggtgttgcactgGTATGGCCTTTCAcccgtgtgggtcctcgagtgaaccagcaGGTTGGAAATATGCCCGTaaccttttccacatgttttgcagacgtagggcttctcgcccatgTGGATCATTTTATGCTTCGTGAATGTTGATGATTTTCTAAAcaattttccgcaggtgttgcacaggtacggcctttcaccagtgtggatcttcatgtgttCCACTAAAAtactacttttactgaactctttcctgcaaatGCTGCAAGAAAATGCTTCCTTCCCCGTGTGGGtgctggtcagctttgatttacagttgctgtctgacgggacagcagcgtCTTCGTGGTCactgtgtcgtctcattggctccagatctgcagttttactggagtctgagcgtaaactttcagttccttcctcatctttgttttcaaCTTCGGGAGAAGTGTGAAACAGCAGCTggtcacagtttggtcctggttcaccattttcaactttcacatcagcgagaTTGACCATTGAGACATCCACCTGTACTTCCTCCTGCTTCACCTCCTGAatgctggagtcttcctccagttctgtagtctgtggattccctggttcctcctggtccgggctgcagctcctctccaggttatcgagGTGCTgatcactgaaaaccccgtcctcctccaccttacaaacattttcttgtgggaggtctggaattacaaaaagggacacaAAGATAGCAGTCAAAAGtaaaaagtgcttcccagtgttgattgtttggttgtatttgtgaggtttaaagtttgtcctgaccCTTCGGTCTTCCGCTTCATCCAACTACAAGTACTGCATATTAACTCCTATAACCCATACTCCCAAAGTTAGAACCAAAACCTTTGTTGAAGCTTCATTCCACTTTTATGGCCCAtgcctgtggaacagcctgccggaggaacTCAGTGTCTGTCGATGCTTTTAAAGGCCGGCTtaagactcacctttttaaatgaGCTTTTAACTGAATATCCTTTTACTTGTTTAGcactacttatttatttatttttcctttatgTCATTCTATTGCTATGAATTTCCTCTTAAAGGTttcattaattattatttatttattttcttatttattttttaatgttgcttCTACTGCCTTAGTGCCCATaagttgtttttaatattaaaattcatttatgttgtttttagtaTGTTTTACACTCCTTTTAGTTCTGTTCATATCTTGTTTATTGTCTCTTAGCTTTCAGCTCCAGTGTTCTCCTCATGGGGGCCCGCCACACCAGGAGCTTGGTCTGCCTGCAAGGGGcctcctggatagttgggggtcctgctgtcctggcctagatagttgggggtcctgctgtcgcggcctggatagttgggggtcctgctccagggcctggatagttgggggtcctgctccagggctttATAGTCGTGGTGTGGGCCCCTCTCTGTCTGGGTCGGGAGGGTCTCTGCGGCGACGTCCCCTGTAGTCGTGGGCTTGGACGGCTCTCGGTGTGGATGGCTCCCATAGGATGATGTCTCCTCACTTGGTCTATCAGTGCTCAGCCATACTCCATTTTT
This window of the Cololabis saira isolate AMF1-May2022 chromosome 21, fColSai1.1, whole genome shotgun sequence genome carries:
- the LOC133422655 gene encoding zinc finger protein 664-like; this translates as MSKVNHLREFIGQRLTAAAVEIFSVFEKTILEYEEELDRQRRLVDLACKPETRLHRIDLPQENVCKVEEDGVFSDQHLDNLERSCSPDQEEPGNPQTTELEEDSSIQEVKQEEVQVDVSMVNLADVKVENGEPGPNCDQLLFHTSPEVENKDEEGTESLRSDSSKTADLEPMRRHSDHEDAAVPSDSNCKSKLTSTHTGKEAFSCSICRKEFSKSSILVEHMKIHTGERPYLCNTCGKLFRKSSTFTKHKMIHMGEKPYVCKTCGKGYGHISNLLVHSRTHTGERPYQCNTCGKTFTLSSVLKRHIYTHTGEKPYICKTCGKSYSLRSTLVVHSRIHTGERPYLCNTCGKTFTKSSALKSHITTHTGEKPYLCKTCNKGFTRRRYLLSHMKKHPEEKSGDS